The Nerophis lumbriciformis linkage group LG03, RoL_Nlum_v2.1, whole genome shotgun sequence genome includes the window cgacgtcagacgtgcacgtgcactgtggtcacacctgcagcacacctgtcccaaacctgactaaataacaagttcaatgttttattattatatattgtcatttccatgagattattttctaatataagtgttttgacccacttacaatgactataacatattgtttttcatgagctgtgtactagtattatatgtctgggtgggggggtcctgctttggaaataatgtctaCCCCTTTCAGAAatcgcatttaccgtatttttctgactataagtcacagtttttttcatagttcggccgggctccagtgcgacttttatatgtttttttccttctttattattcatttttggcaggtgcgacttatactccggtgcgacttatactctgaaaaatacggtagttcccactaaaacattcacatgttgcacaatgagatgtaaacatgggatcatgtgtacattcctgtaactttccgtttgtaaaatatacctttattagtccatccatccattttctaccgcttattccctttggggtcgcggggggcgctggagccaatctcagctacaatcgggtggaaggcggcgtacaccttggacaagtcgccacctcatcgcagggccaacacagatagacagacaacattcacactcacattcacacactagtgccaatttagtgttgccaatcagcctatccccaggtgcatgtctttggaggtgggaggaagccggagtacccagagggaacccacgcagtcacggggagaacatgcaaactccacacagaaagatcccgagcccgggattgaacccaagactacttaggaccttcgtattgtgaggcagatgcactaacccctcttccaccgtgctgccctacctttattagtatttctttaatataacaacatcattttatgattatggttcgagttcggtgaatgcgcatatgaaactggtggggttcggtacctccaacaaggttaagaaccaatgCTCTAGAGCActggagacgtgttctctggagtgatggatCACGCTTTTccgtctggcaatctgatggaccagtctgggtttggcggttgccaggagaacgttaCATTTCGGACtgaattgtgccgagtgtgaaatttggtggaggaagaattatggtgtggggttgtttttcagcccaagtgcttgattttatacacctgtggttaggacacctgattgtgatcatttggatgggtggccaaacgcttttggcaatatagtgcgtGTTCGACCAGATCAAGGTAAAGCAATACCTTTGCGCAAAATGTCCGTTTGGCTTGGTGAATAACTTTGACATGTTAATGCAAGGCCTCGCTATTCCAACGTACACACCCACCGACAAGTGAAAGAAGACCCTACGTTAAGCGTGCGCGGTTGCGCCTCATCGTGACTTTGCGGGTGCGTGCGAATTCCCTAAAGCGGTATGGTTGCAAGCACGCACACACTTTTGACGCATGAACTGAAGAGGGCCAGCCGATGTTGGGATCGGGAGGACCCGTTCCTATTCCTCTATGTTGTCTCTGAAAGCCTCGATGAGCCCCTCCGTGGAGTGGATGAAGCCGGAAATGCTGCATATACCGCCGATGACGAAGATGGCCACGTCGAAGAAGACCTGGTGCCACTGGAGCTTCCTCCACAGCAGCTTGAGGTGAAAGAGGCTGGGCAGCAGGAAGCACAGGCCCGCCCCCGTCAGGCTGCCCGTCAGACCCATGAGCAGGGCGAAGTGTGGCACGTACACGGCCATGAGCAGCGTGAAGACCACCAGGCTGCAGCGCAGCGTCAGTCCCCAGGATTTCAAGCGGCCGTCGCTGCCGTAGCAGTCCGGGAAGAAGGTGCGACCCCCTTCTTGGAAGAAGCTCTTCTCCAGGACCTCCACGGCGGCAAAAAAGGGCAGCGGGTAGGAGAGCAAGGCTTTGGACACCAGGAAGAGGTTGACTACGGCGCGGATGCCCGGCGGCAGGTTGTCCGTAATGACCTCCTTGGTGGCGTCGGCCCAGGTCAGGTAGGCCACCAGAGCGAAGAGGCCCTTGAGGATGCAGGCCGCGATGTGCGTCCAGTTCATCATGCAGTGGAACTCACTGGGCTTCTGCATGTTGCCCTCCAGCGACGGAAGGAAGATCTGCGACGTGTAGCTGAACACGATGATGCCGATGGAGATGGGGAACTTCTTAACGTCGATGTAGAACTTGACCTTGTCCCAGGCCCACACCCGCGCCCTGGACAGGCAGTAGGCGATGACCAGCACGTTGATGACGAAGTGGGCCAAGGTGCAGAGGAGGCTGAACTTGGACACGGCCTTGAGGTTCTTGAGGAAAGCGCAGGGCAGCAGGGCGGCGGTGGCGATGATGGCCCAGGACTTCTGCGAGATGGGCATGTTGGGGAAGCTGTTGTACATCAGGTTGCCGCTGACGACCACGTACAGGATGCACGTCATCACCAGCTCGATGATCTGGGCTACATTCACAATGTGGCCCCCCAGCGTGGGGAACCGGGGCGCGCAACAGGCGTTGGCAATGTCCACGTAGGAGTCCCGCACTCGCACCAGCCGCCCGTCCTCGTCCTCCTCGTACAGACAAGAGATGAGGATTTTCCCCGTGTAGCAGCACACCACGGCGGCAAAAATGATGAGAAAGAGTCCGAGGTAGCCCCCGTGGAGAATGGCGTAGGGCAGCCCCAGGACGAACATCCCCTATAAGGAGCACAATAATATCTCATCAATTCCATGACCTCATATCAACATCTCccataggggtgtgaatctttgggttaagttaaagttaaagtaccaatgattgacacacacacactaggtgtggtgaaatttgtcctctgcatttgacccatccccttgttcaccccctgggaggtgaggggagcagtgagcagcagcggtggccgcgctcgggaatcatttttggtgatttaacccccaattccaacccttgatgctgagtgccaagcagggtcccatttttatagtctttggtatgactcggccggggtttgaactcgcgacctaccgatctcagggcggacactctaaccacaaggccactgagcaggtgaccATTTGatcccttgtggttagagtgtccgccctgagatcggtaggtcgtgagttgaaaccccggggcgagtcataccaaagactataaaaatgggaccctgcttggcactcagcatcaagggttgaaattgggggttaaatcaccaaaaatgattcccgagcggggacaccgctgctgctcactgctcccctcacctcccagggggtgaacaaggggatgggtcaaatgcaaaggacaaatttcaccacacctagtgtgactatcattggtaactTAGCATCGGTTCTGGATTCAACGCCATTCTAGAGTCAAATCCACGTTTGCAATGGAATATTTGGTATAATATATAtcatgaagtgtgaagtgaagtgaattatatttatatagcgctttttctctttagtgactcaaagcgcttgacatagtgaaacccaatatctaagttacatttaaaccagtgtgggtggcactgggagcaggtgggtaaagtgtcttgcccaaggacacaacggcagggactaggatggcggaagcggggatcgaacctggaaccttcaagttgctggcacggccactctaccaaccgatatTATACCGCCCCAATGAAGCCAGGTTAAAGATTAGAaacgctccttctggttgcatggaggtgGCCGAAAAAGGAATTTCGCGGGAAAAAAAAGGTATATAATTATAtgacattaattattattattattattatatgatatgtaattattttaaaacagtactatactgcctctaaaaaatacctgtcttttttttttttaacagacatGACGGCGCgctgtcgtcacgtcgtgacattgctggttttacgagcagaggagcagtttcggcagcacacacacacacacacacacacacacacacacacacacacacacacacacacacacacacacacacacacacagtacttacaagcagacagaaaacggagaatggacgcattttgtcaTAAAAACTAACTCAGGAATATGTCGCTGGACACAAAATATAACACTGATGGGCTGCTTTACaacccacagtgttttagctacttctaaatcactaatcctggcctccatggtgacaaataaagtcagtttcttacaagtatcattatcactggaggacgaggaacagctatacatgcttcactaaacaccgtaggaggatacaatagctaacttctaacagcaagctagtgctcctgaatgtaaacatatgccatgggtggatctacacctaacatcaactgtaatgataccaagtaaaatacCTGTATGtagtcaatactacaatgattacatctaaATTTTTCCTCATCAAATCTtgtcattttttaatatttataaactcaggaaatatgtccctggacacaaacGAACTTGATAAATGCgtcaaaatataatatcggaaattatcgctatcatttttttaaattatcggtatcgtttttttaaatttttttaattactttattttattttattaaatcaacataaaaaacacaagatacacttacaattagcgaaccaacccaaaaaacctccctcccccatttaccagaggtgtggactcgagtcacatgacttggactcgagtcagactcgagtcatgaatttgatgactttagactcgacttgacaaaatgtaaaaagacttgcaactcgacttagactttaacatcaatgacttgtgacttcacttggacttgagccttttgaattgacatgacttgacatgacttgctactttccccaaaacccaaagatgaaaaagttattcgggagcgctccgtatttttcattgtgtacttgtctatcagcgttgcgtgtgtcagctggtgtgcgctcagtacaacagccaatcaaattagatctactttgttttcatcacacagcattcatccaatcaaattgcaggacaaccaacgaagaagacatgtccaaaccacatgccagtgaacaaaatatgatacctaaaataattttgtttgggtataaaaattacgaggtggtcaacacaaaacggtttgcagtatgcaacacatgcggttcgaaaattactgatggagaggcaacaacttccaacttcgtccggcatttgaagttgcacaaagaacggtaagttttgaatgtaagataacgtttttGGCTAAGTAacatgacttttatttgctgtgtagttaaatcagtgaggctgtaaactcactgctaacgttataatgttattgcaaacacgggaatctgttgcagttcactaccttattcatactttttgttcagtgatttttttaagcagggttacgttagtcaatatatcacacgtaacgttagacggcggtcagcagcaccgcgtattttagccacctaaaaaaagacaaaaatagtaaaataaaggtcagttaaaatgtatactatattatgaatatgtgtaccgttttagctagctttctgacatactgttggttgtttacctcagtggtccccaaccaccgggccgcggcccggtactggtctgtggatcgattggtatcgggccgcacaagaaataatttttttttttttttctttttttaattaaatcaacataaaaaacacaagatacacttacaagtagtgcaccaaccccaaaaaactctctcccccttttgttctgggcattgaacatgaagactcttccttcactgttccgagtggccatgagagtcttggcagtgcctgcctccagtgctccagtggagcgagttttcagccatggtggcatcatactacgcccccatcgtgcacaaatgactgacagactcttggctaatttggtcttttgcaaatgcaatgcagcatagggccctgacatataataagtacaacttttttgttatgttcacgtatatgtcatgttttttcaatgttaacacttttgtacaaataagtacatttgcactttatttttcaatgtgtttgttctgtaaaggaatgagttaatgtttaaaatgactggttaatagtgctattataaagtgcaatgtcagcacaattttctttcctgcaatttaaaatgcacttgttttaataaataaatacagcgtttgaaaagcatgcacaatctgtgttaatatattagtctgtggttaaaaggacttgaaaggactcgaaactcaaaatgcaggacttaggacttgacttgagactttccagtcttgactttggacttgactcggggcttgcctgtcttgactcgggacttgactcggacttgagggcaaagacttgagacttacttgtgacttgcaaaacaatgacttggtcccacctctgccatttacactcattcacacaaaagggttgtttctttctgtttttaatattgtggttcctacattatatatcaatatatatcaatacagtctgcaagggatacagcccgtaagcacacatgattgtgcgtgctgctggtccactaatagtactaacctttaacagtttattttactcattttcattaattactagtttctatgtgactgtttttatattgttttacttttttttttattcaagaaaatgtttttaatttatttatcttattctatggccctgcgatgaggtggcgacttgtccagggtgtaccccgccttccgcccgattgtagctgagataggctccagcgccccccgcgaccccaaagggaataagcggtagaaaatggatggatggatcttattctatttttttttttttaaagtaccttatcttcaccatacctggttgtccaaattaggcataataatgtgttaattccacgactgcatatatcggttgatatcggtatcggttgacatcggtatcggtaattaaagagttggacaatatcggaatatcggatattggcaaaaagccattatcggacatccctaattatgaaCAATGTATGAccgtgtaactacttggtattggattgaaatcaacatttgtagtatcacccaaaacctatataaagtatccaaacaacaaaaaattaagatattattacattttaacagaaatgtagatagaatatgttaaaacagaaagtaagcagattataacagtaaatgaacaagtcgattaataattaatttttacagtttgtctctcataatgttgacaaaataatacaatatgttagTGTCTGCTTACTAAAGGAGAAGTTGTATAGTTTGTTGTCTATGTTATGTTATTTAATGACTAAATTGTTCTTTggttgcaataacaaacatatgtttaatgtatcatatgtAGGCTATATGTGAAAattataaaacacattttttggttcactttatttcgaaaagtatcgaaatacatttaccaatatattggtatcgggactcaTGACaatgctaatatatatatatatatatatatatatatatatatatatatatatatatatatatatatatatatatatatatatatatattagcatgtgttcattcatagttttgatgtgacaatctacaatgtaaatagtcatgaaaataaagaaaatgcattgaatgagaaggtgtggcctgtactgtatatatatatatatatatatatatatatatatatatatatatatatatatatatatatatatatatatatatatatatatatatatatatattagggctgcaactaacgattaatttgataatcgattaatctgtcgattattacttcgattaatcgattaataatcggataaaagagacaaactacatttctatcctttccagtattttattggaaaaataaacagcatactggcactatacttatttttattattgtttctcagctgtttgtacatgttgcagtttataaataaaggtttatttaaaaaaaaaaaaaagtagcctctgcgcatgcgcatagcatagatccaacgaatcgatgactaaattaatcgccaactatttttataatcaattttaatcgattagttgttgcagccctaatatatatatatatatatatatatatatatatatatatatatatatatatatatatatatatatatatatatatatatatatatatatatatagtatatatcatcacaactatgaatgaacacatgtggagttatgtatgtAAAGGTGAAATAAGTTTTATgttctattttcttcaaaatagcagcCCCTTGTTCTGATTACTTCTTCGCacactcatcgagagaatgccaagagtgtgcaaagcagtaatcagagagtaaatgggaggattacctccaaattcttcaggacaacctacaatcatcagcccggaggttgggtcttgggcgcagttgggtgttccaacgggacaatgaccccaaacacacgtcaaaagtggtaaaggaatggctaaatcaggctagaattacggttttagaatggccttcccaaagtccagaCTTAAACGTgtcgacaatgctgaagaaacaaatccatgtcagaaaaccaacacatttagctgaactgcaccaattttgtcaaaaggagtggtcaaaaattcaagcagaagcttgtggatggctaccaaaagtgccttattgcagtgaaacttgccaagggacatgtaagcaaatattaacattgctgtatgtatacttttgacccagcagatttgctcacattttcagtagacccataatatattcataaaataaccacatttcatgaatgttttttgtgaccaacaagtatgtgctccaatcactctatcacaaacacataagagttgtagaaatgattggaaactcaagacagccatggcattatgttttttacaagtgtgtgtaaacttttgatcgctactgtatatatatatatatatatatatatatatatatatatatatatatatatatatatatatatatatatgaagttatTATGAAAAAAGGCACATTGGATATGTTTTGCTGCTCACAATACAAATCAGCTAAAAGGGTAGCATAGATTTGATCCACATTGTGGCAACTggaaaaacataacattttaacatcTATTCCGTTTGTCCTCACAGGATGATTTTAATATGACGACATTTACATTCCTGTCACATTGCATCCACCGTTCAACtccagcaggggtc containing:
- the slc32a1 gene encoding vesicular inhibitory amino acid transporter; this encodes MATLIRSKLSNKLSNAATTVTNKSQAKVSGMFARMGFQAATDEEALGFAACDDLDYDHRQGMQMDVLAADDKPGEGEGDGDGLEGDSHYQRQGTGPARSVSKDGDPASELEEVRPKITAWEAGWNVTNAIQGMFVLGLPYAILHGGYLGLFLIIFAAVVCCYTGKILISCLYEEDEDGRLVRVRDSYVDIANACCAPRFPTLGGHIVNVAQIIELVMTCILYVVVSGNLMYNSFPNMPISQKSWAIIATAALLPCAFLKNLKAVSKFSLLCTLAHFVINVLVIAYCLSRARVWAWDKVKFYIDVKKFPISIGIIVFSYTSQIFLPSLEGNMQKPSEFHCMMNWTHIAACILKGLFALVAYLTWADATKEVITDNLPPGIRAVVNLFLVSKALLSYPLPFFAAVEVLEKSFFQEGGRTFFPDCYGSDGRLKSWGLTLRCSLVVFTLLMAVYVPHFALLMGLTGSLTGAGLCFLLPSLFHLKLLWRKLQWHQVFFDVAIFVIGGICSISGFIHSTEGLIEAFRDNIEE